A single window of Planctomycetia bacterium DNA harbors:
- a CDS encoding alpha/beta hydrolase gives MTTHMLTVRDARLAVHTRGTGIPCVLLHGFPLDHSMWREQEPLAEHLRLIVPDLRGFGGSTGAVMESVESLADDVPALLDALHVAGPAVICGLSMGGYVAQHVAVRHPDRVAALVLVDTKLEADTPEARAARADLAVKVGRLGQGIVADAMVPRLLAPAAAAAPGRAAIEDVLRSAILAQPIAGIQAALAALAARPDMTEPMAHVLAPTLLVCGAEDAITPPDCLERAAEVMPCARLLIVPGAGHMTPLEAPEVFNRALLEFLQHPPGVGLPGLAGRD, from the coding sequence ATGACGACCCACATGCTGACCGTCCGCGACGCGCGGCTGGCGGTTCACACCCGCGGCACCGGCATCCCCTGCGTCCTGCTCCACGGCTTCCCGCTCGACCACTCGATGTGGCGGGAGCAGGAACCCCTCGCCGAGCATCTGCGGCTCATCGTGCCCGACCTGCGCGGTTTTGGCGGCAGCACCGGCGCGGTCATGGAGAGCGTCGAGTCGCTCGCCGACGATGTGCCGGCCCTGCTCGATGCCCTCCATGTGGCAGGACCGGCGGTGATCTGCGGCCTGTCGATGGGAGGCTACGTCGCCCAGCACGTCGCCGTCCGCCACCCTGACCGGGTCGCGGCGTTGGTGCTCGTCGACACGAAGCTCGAGGCCGACACGCCCGAGGCCCGGGCCGCCCGCGCCGACCTGGCGGTGAAGGTCGGCCGCCTCGGACAGGGGATCGTCGCCGACGCGATGGTGCCGCGACTCCTTGCCCCGGCGGCGGCCGCGGCGCCGGGCCGCGCGGCGATCGAGGACGTGCTGCGTTCGGCGATCCTCGCCCAGCCGATCGCCGGCATCCAGGCGGCCCTCGCCGCCCTCGCCGCCCGGCCCGACATGACCGAGCCGATGGCGCACGTGCTCGCGCCGACGCTGCTCGTGTGCGGCGCGGAGGATGCGATCACGCCCCCGGACTGCCTCGAACGGGCCGCGGAGGTGATGCCTTGCGCGCGGCTGCTGATCGTGCCCGGGGCCGGTCACATGACGCCACTGGAGGCGCCGGAGGTCTTCAATCGGGCGCTGCTCGAGTTTCTCCAGCATCCACCGGGGGTGGGCCTGCCGGGTCTGGCGGGTCGGGACTGA